The sequence acaggagaccccagagacaggagacaggagaccaaaacccagagagacaggagaccagaaacccagagacaggagaccagaaacccagagacaggagacaggagaccaaaacccagagacaggagaccagaaacccagagacaggagacaggagaccaaaaccagagacaggagaccagaaacccagagacaggagaccagaaaacccagagacaggagaccagaaacccagagacaggagaccagagaCAGGAGATCAGAAACCCAGAGACAAGAGACCAGAAACCCAGAGaaaggagaccagaaacccagggacaggagaccagaaacccagagacctgagaccagagcctcggtgtcggacacagTAAATaactggtgtgttttaagtccacttagagccgaaatctgcggctaacagctgagcggctaacagaAGATcgcgcatgtaataaaaaaagatattaaaaaataaagtaacgaGCGTCACAAGTATTGTTCTTtgttcaaatatatactcaagtaaaagtaaaagtatgttgcACTAAAACTACTCTAAATTTACAATTtatccaaaaagttaaaaagtatTTGTAACGCAATAAATATAGTGTGCTACTACTCACCTCTGGTTGTGGTCATAGTAACAAATGACATGTTCTTCTTCGTCCATGACACAGGTGCAGTCGAGTTGATGAACTTCAAAGGCGTGGTCATGGTCACTGATGACAGGGGCATGGTCATAGTCACTGATGACGGGGGCGTGGCCATAGTCACTGATGACGGGGACGTGGTCATAGTCACTGATGGCGGAGGCGTGGTCATAGTCACTTATGTAATCATGACCATTGATGACCAGAACTTGGTTATTGACGtgtttgttgttatgttgtAAAAGACACATCAGTCCAGTGAAGTCTGCTGCTTCCACTACCATTGTTAGCCTAGTGAGCAGTTAGCTTGTATCGTCTTAGAAAAAGGAAGGGTAGTAATAATGTGGATCAGGCTGTAGACTGAGAGGTGCAGCACTGCCCTCTACAGGTGAGTAAGAAGTGTTACTAAAGTGCACagttattgatgatgatgaccttCTCCTTTGATTCAaagacatcaaacacacaaacgtctTCTGTTACTAAGTAAAGGTTGattacgtttatttatttatttatgataatgTTTCATAAATGTAAGAATGTAAAATATCACTTTAATACTCATAATACTCACATTTACAAAAGGATGCTTAATATAGTAACTtacatattgtgataatatcgtattgaaatttaaatattgtgatcatgacttaaatatcttgaTAATATCTTGATTTTAATGTCGTGAcgatatcgtatcgtgactaaAATATCGTAActcaaatattgtgataatatcgtattgtgacttaattatcgtgataatatagtaacttaaatattgtgataatatcatattgtgacttagtTATCatgataatcatcatcatcatcctccgcttatccaGGGCCGGGTCgggggggcagcagtttcagcaagggacccccaaacttccctttccCGTGCCACATTGATCctgaggcgttcccaggccagagtggagatgtctcccacagtatctccctgggaacccAATCATAcaccttctccaggtccacaaaacacatgtagactgGATGGGCATACATaagagtaaagagctggtccGTTGTTCCACAACCAGGACGGAATCCGCATTGTTTCTCTTGAATCTGAGGTTCGACTACCGTTCAAACCCTCCTTTCCAGCaccttggagtaaaccttaccagggaggctgagaagtgagacgtgtcatccaagacagcccctccacacccagagccttcagcatttctgggcGGAACTCATCAACCCCCGGAGCCTTGCCACTGCGgagttgtttaaccacctcattgacctccctcagggagattgacgatgatcccccatcatcttccctctctgcctccaccacagaggGCGCAGATGTCGGATTCAGGAGTTTCTTAAAGTTTTCCTTCCATCGTACGATTACCTTCTCAGTCAAGGTCAACAGTGTCCCATCCTTACTGTACACAGGTTGGATGGTCCCCCActttcccctcctgaggccctgaatggttttccagaaacacCTTGGTGCAGACCGATagtccttctccatgtcctctcctTCTCCCATACCCGCTGCTTTGCAtctgccacagcagaggctgctgcCCTTCGGGCCTGTCGATTCCTTGTAACTGCCTCAGTAGTCCTCCGGGATAACATATCCCGGAAACACTCCTTCTTCGGAGTGTAGACCCGGCCACCAGGCGCTCGTCTGAGATCAGAAAGTTTGCTGTCAGTTTCTATAGAAACCTCTTTAAGAGTGAATGGTCTGATAATCCAGATGTGCACAGCAGCTTCCTTGCAGGTCTCCCTCAGGCAAACTCTAAAGCAAATTCGGAGCTGAGGGCAGTTTTAACGCTGCAGGAGTTGTACAAAGCAATGATGTCTTTGCAGAGTGGCAAAGCACCAGGGATTGACAGTCTTCCTGTCGACTTCTACATGTCTGGCCCATCATCGGTGGTGAGCTGCTTGAGGTGGTGTCAGACAGTCTTCAGAGAGCTGCAGGAGGGCCtcctctgagctgcaggagggcCGTCATCACCCTGATACCTAAGAAGGGAGACCTGCAGCTGATGAAGAACAGTGTCGCTGCTGTGCACAGATAATAAAATCCTTTCCAAAGCTCTGGGCCCCAGATTAAGGGAGGTGATGGTATCCATCGTCCACCCTGACCAGACCTATTGTGTTCCCAGCATAAGACTTATAAGTCTTATGCTGGGAGTTCAACCCGTTTGACCGGGTTGAACACCAATACCTTTGGTGGACTGTGGCAGTGGGGTATGGTTAGAGCggcggctgctggaggagagggaggagtggctcagccggtgatcagacagctggacagaatcaggtaatcagtcagctatataagcacacttgtaacatagttctggtctcttgcagtagggtGGGTCCACAGAGAGAAACGTGGCAGAGACGAGCGGAGAAACACGAAAGGACACAGGCACACGCTCAGCTGTCGGAGCGACGGCGGTGACTTGTGTAAGATTGTTTTGGTGGATGTTTTTGGGACAATAAAGCCTTATTTTCCACCACCAGCTgactccttccttcctcctctgaaCACGCTGTGGGTGCTGAAGCCCACATGGACTTTAGCCGGGTTTGGCTTCAACCCTGAGTTCATTGCCATGATCAGGGCTCTCTACAGTGGCGTTGAGAGTGTGCTGAAAATTAATGGTGGGCTGAGTGCTCCCTTTAACATGGGGAGGGGGGTGAGGCagggctgctctctctctggcaTGTTATACTCCTAAGCCATCGAGCCTCTGCTGCATCAGTTACGGCACAAACTGACAGGTGTGTTCCTCCCCAGTTGTCCGGTGTCTTTTAAATTGTCTACGTATGCTGATGATATCAGTTACTGTATATCTTCTGCCAAGGTCAACTGGGGAAAAAGCAAGGCTGTGATGGTGGGAGAAAGGCTGGGGGACCAACTCACCCTGCCTGCAGAACTCACCTGGAAAACAGGTGGGCTGAGATATCTGGGAGTTTTCCTGGGGGACGAGACCAGAACCAAGAAAAACTGGGACAACATTGTCGAATTGGTGAAAGGACGGCTTAACAAGTGGAGGTGGCTCCTCCCAAAGATGTCATACAGAGGCAAGGTCCCCCACAACCTGGTCTCGTCCAGCCTTTGTATCCCAGATACAAAGGCttttaatagattttatttgggaCAGGATGCACTGGGTCCCACAGAGTGTCCTCTTCCTTCCAAAGGAGGGGGGGCAGGGCCTAGTTCATTTGGCAAGCCGCCTTTCGCCTAAAATTTATCCAGAGATTGCTGAATGGACCAGAGGACACTGTGTGGAGGGCTCTAGCCTGCTGCATCCTGAATCGTTTTAACAGCCTGGGTAtggattttaatttgtttttaatggacagCACTCAACTCAACAGGTCATCTCTTCCTAGtttttataaaagtgtttttactgtttggaaCCTGTtcaaaaaacagagacagaaacaggcaGATTCTCTACACTGGCTATTGCAGGAGCTGGTTCTCCACAGGTTGGTCCTGGACAGTCCAGACTGGGTGGGCATCTCTCTGTTTTCTCAATTCCAGGCTGCAGGGGTCACTACTCTGGGTCAGGTGGTGGAGCTGGCTGGGCCCAGGCTGGAGGACTCCGCTGGTCGGGCTTCAGGTCTGGGTCTGAGGTCCTGTACAGTGACCAAACAACTGCTGGATCACTGGAGGGGGAGACATGAGCTCCTGATGTTGGACACCTTCTCTTTAGGCGAAACCACAGCCAACACACAGGACTCCTTCCCCCTCATCCAGCTGACTCCAGACCTGAAGGACTGTGCGGGTCTGCTTTTAGACCGGTGCCCTCAGGCCTCTATGCAGGAGGCCTCAGGAAAGACCTTCTACCACCTGATTGTAACCAAGGTTAGATAATCTGTgctgttattttgaaatgctcCGTGCTGTTATTTTGAAAGGATTGTTCCCTCTGCCAGCGggttacttcctgtttgttttatcaGCCTGTCGAATGTCGAGATGCTGGTTCGACTGACCAATCAGGTGTCAGCTTTCATCTAGTTCACCTCCGCAAAGGTTTTCCCTCTCTTGAGAAGCGAGGAGCGAGAGCAAACATCGGAACACACGGCACATGAAACATAGACAGAAAAAAGCTCTAGAAGTTGATTAAAATCGATGAAAATCAGCCGGATAGTTTCACTGCAATCCCATGAGAGAACAGCGAGAAGCATCTGTCCTCACTAGAGGAGGAACAACGCATTGGTGAGAAATGTTTTGACCATGCTAATCGCTGGCTGCTATTGTGCTAGCCGCTAACGCTAACAAAACACTATGGTAATGCCATTCACTTATGCTAAAGATGTTAGCTTTGTTAATTTGAAAGTGAAGTCTAAATTGgtcgttgttgtttgtttgtatttaaccCTTGCATAATTGTTATATGCTGTATGGTTATTTGTGTGGATTTAAGGACATTAATTTGTGCTTTTTatgcacacacatctgcactTTGGTAATTGTGTACATTagatcatttttgttgttggttaaCTACCTTTACTGTGCACTTAAAGCACATTAAGCTGCACTTAAATTATTTTGTAGACTCTGCTATAGGCTGCTGTTGCAGGTcagatgctgatttttttttattattattgtatcgTTATCATTTTATGTCAATTGAGATATGTGAAGGTCAATGAGTGAAAGGTTATTTCAGTAACCATAATTCTTTATCAATTTCTCTAGCAAAttgattttgttattatatatgttGATGTTTGATAATTGTgaaattcttttaaaatgttttgtgagTTATTCTCTGGTAATTTAGAGAATGATCAGGTGAATTCTAGCTTTTATGTGGTATACTGATTAGAAGTTTGAATGTCTGACCTTATTCACAATAGGTCAGGTTTTTTTGTGGATCCCGAGAGTTCCCGATCTACCTGGAGTTGGAGCTTGGACGTTTGATGGCGAGCTACGGCCCAATGGAGAAGAATTACTGATTCAATTGCATGCAGAAGATTGGAATCCTAAACCCCAGAAACTTTGCTTCCACGCACACAGTCAGCACATTCAACAGTGCGGTAGGATAAACAGTTGCCACTTTTCCAGTGGACTGTGCAATATTATCTGCTGCAGGACTAAAGGGTTGAATTGAACATTGAAACTAAAGACTATTTAAACAGCTgtgaattattttcttatttttttatttttatatctacCCGGGTAAGAattgtacatattatatacacTGTAACTGTGTTTTCTATTCATCCTTCCCTGTTTTATTAAATGGGAAGAGGAGTTCTTTGTCAAAGGAGCGATACTGTGTCTGAGTTGTTCCTGGTGTGTTGTTTGGTTCATCCTTGGCTCTGTAGTCCGCTCTAGAGCTTCTGATCTCACTAGCCATagataaattacatttaatttgttcaccacagttttttatatatgttgTAGCGCCACCCAAAAAGGGTTACATGGAGGAGTCACTTTGGTCTGGAGAGGTCAGGACTGGCCTGGAGGTCTCTGTACAAACCTCCACTAATAAAGAGACACAGGGACTTACAGTGGAGGATCCTCCACTGGACTGTTGCAGtgaacttttttatttctttggtgAAGGTGGAGTTGGAGGAGAGATGTCCATTctgcacagagagggagacggtgtttcactgtttcactgggTGTCGTCACTGATGTCACAATGTCACTGATTCATGTCCTTTctgttcactcactgttttttacagtgtgtcagattaagtcctgtttcactcactgttttttacagtgcgtcagattaagtcctctgtttcactatctgttttttacagtgtgtcataAGTcttgtttcactcactgtttttacagtgtcagattaagtctctgtttcactttgttttttacagtcagattaagtcctgtttcactcactgtttttgaTTAAGAATTTCTGTTTTcagatttctgtttttacagtgcgTCAGATTCAATCTGTTTACAGTGTattcactgcttcactgtttttacagtgtcagattaagtcctctgtttcacttttgtgttttacagtgtgtcagattaagtcctctgcttcactttgttttacagtgtgtcagattaagtcctctgtgtttttcagattaagtcctctgtttcactcactgtttttacagtgtcagattaagtctgtttcactcactgttttacagtgtgtcagttagtcctctgtttcactcactgttttacacacacagattaagtcctctgtttcactatcAGATTAAGTTCTGTtacactgtttttacagtgtgtcagattaagtcctctgtccTACTGATTAAGTTCACTatctgttttacagtgtgtcagattaagtcctctgtttacACTatctgttttttacagtgtgtcagattaagtcctctgtttcactatctgttttacagtgtgtcagattaagtcctctgtttctatctgttttacagtgttcctctgctgtttttacagtgtgtgtgattaagtcctctgttcactcactgttttttacagtctgtctgtttctctgtttcttcactcatgtttttacagtcttGTGTTGACAGATTAAGTTCttctgttttacagtgtttcaCTAAGTCCTCTGTGTTTTAcagattaagtgtttttttcagattaagtcctctgttctgtttttacagtgtgtcagattaagtcctcttCACActatctgtttttacagtgtgtcagattaagtcctctgtttcactatttttacagtgtgtcagattaaggcTGTTTtacagattaagtcctctgtcaGATTAACTCActatctgtttttacagtgtgtcagattaagtcctctgtttcactcactgtttttacagtgtgtcagattaagtcctctgtttcaatctgttttacagtgtgtcagatcactatctgtttttacagtgtgtcgattaagtcctctgtttcactcactgttttacagtgtgtcagattaagtcctgtTTTCACTCATTAAGTTTCTCTCTGTCACCCTGTGTAGTATGTGTTCACAGAttaatctgtgttttacagatcactcactgtttttacagattaagtcctctgtttcactatctgttttacagtgtgtcagattaagtcctctgtttcacttatctgttttacagtgtgtcagattgatcctctgtttcactatctgtttttacagtgtgtcagattaagtcctgtttcacatctgttttacagtgtgtcagattaagtcctctgtttcacatctgtttttgtgtcagattaagtcctttCCACTACTGTTTTtacagattaagtcctctgtttcactatctgtttttacagtgtgacagattaagtcctctgtttcactactgttttacagtgtgtcagattaagtcctctgtttcactatctgttttttacagtgtgtcagattaagtcctctgtttcactatctgttttacagtgtgtcagattaagtcctctgtttcactatctgtttttaagtgtgtcagattaagtcctctgttttcactcactgttttttacaCATAAAGTCAGCATTATTAAGTCCTTGTTTTCACTatctgttttacagtgtgtcagattaagtcacTCTGTTTCACTCatctgttttacagtgtgtcagattaagagTTTACAGTGtcagtcctctgtttcactcactgtttttacacagattaagtcctctgcgtttttgtgtcagattaagtcctctgtttcactcatCTTTTTAGTGTCAGATTAAGTTTTTAcagtgtcagattaagtcctctgtttcacactgttttttacagtgtgtcaggaTTGTCCCTCTGTTTTTatcctctgtttcactcacggttttacagtgtgtcagattaagtttcctctgtttcactgtcattttttaCAGAGTCAGatttctgtttcactgtttttacagtgtgtcagactGTTTCACCACTGTtttgtgtcagattaagtcctctgtttcactatctgtttttttacagtgtgtcagattaagtttCACTATCTGTtttcagtgtgtcagattaatctgtttttacagtgtgtcagattaagtctgttttttacagtgtgtcagattaagtcctctgtttcactcactgttttacagtgtgtcagattaagtcctctgtttcactatctgttttacagtgtgtcagattaagtcctctgtttcactatctgtttttacagtgtgtcagattaagtctctgtttcactgttttttacagtgtcagattaagtctctgtttcactcactcactgtttttttcaccagtacagtgtcagattaagtcctctgtttcactatcacagattaagtcctctgtttcactcactgttttacagtgtgtcagattaagtcctctgtttcactatctgtttttacagtgtgtcagattaagtccctGTTTCACTatctgttttacagtgtgtcagattaagtcctctgtttcactatctgtttttacagtgtgtcagattaagtgtTTTACAGTgcgtcagattaagtcctctgtttcactcactgttttttacagtgtgtcagattaagtcctctgtttcactatcctcctctgtttcactcactgttttttacagtgtgtcagattaagtcctctgtttcactaactgtttttacagtgccagattaagtcctctgtttcactatctgtttttacagtgtgacagattaagtcctctgtttcactcactgttttttacagtgtgtcagattaagtcctctgtttcactatctgttttttacagtgtgtcagattaagtcctctgtttcactatctgtttttacagtgtgtcagattaagtcctctgtttcactatctgtttttacagtgtgtcagattaagtcctctgtttcactcatctgtttttacagtgtgtcagattaagtcctctgtttcactcactgttttttacagtgtgtcagattaagtcctctgtttcactcactttttacagtgtgtcagattaagtcctctgtttcactatttttacagtgtgtcagattaagtcctctgtttcactcactgtttttgtcaGGGTCTCACTGTTtttcagattaagtcctctgttcactcactgttttaCAGTGTCAGAGAGATCCCTCTGTTTCACTCCACTGTTTTGTgaattaagtcctctgttttttacagtgtgtcactcACTTTAACTCTGTTTCACTCACGGTTTTACAGTGTGTAttagtcctctgtttcactcactgtttttacagtgtcagattgtcctctgtttcactcactgtttttacagtgtgtattaagtcctctgttttacagtgtgtcagattaagtcctctgtttgttttttacagtgtgtcagattaagtcctctgtttcactatctgttttacagtgtgtcgattaagtcctctgtttatctgttttacagtgtgtcagattaagtcctctgtttcactcactgttttacagtgtcagattaagtcctctgttcactcactgtttttaagTCACTACAATTCCCTCTCACTCATTGTTTTACAGTGCGttagattaagtcctctgtttcactatctgtttttacagtgtgacagattaagtcctctgtttcactcactgtttttacagtgtgtcagattaagtcctctgtttcacatgtttcactATCTGTTTTACAgtgattaagtcctctgtttcactatctgttttacagtgttttttacagtgtgtcagattaagtcctctgtttcactcactgttttttacagtgtgtcagattaagtcctctgtttcactttctgtctcgggttttttctttgtttaatgaaacattttctcactttctgtttttattctcggttacaaatatgacaggaaaagaaaactcactgtcagttatttaactttttaatcGGCCAATCAAAGATGGCCGTTTATTTAAGCAGAAAGAATAGAGTGGAGAACAGTGTGGACGTGGATGCTGAAGACCAGACTGAAAACTGAACTTTTTATCCATTAACAAATAATTTGGTGGATTTTTTGCAAATGTGGGGAGAGAAGGGAGTTTTATGTTCTGTGAAAGATGATGATTTAGTTTTCgttgattatttttatgtttgttgaatttcttcctctgtttttttctcctccagagccAAGAATGTAAAGGATAACATATAAGGATATAAATAAAGGAgacttaaaaatcaaaaaaatctctctctctcacactctctgtctctctcacactctctgtctctctctcactctctgtctctctgtctctctctgtctctctctcactctctgtctctctgtctctctcactctctgtctctcactctctgtctctctgtctctccctcggGCTGGTGTGTTGACAGCTGAGACTCTGACATAAAGCTAAGATGATCGCTCCTGTAGAAATATTTActacacacgcaaacacacacacacattcaagtataaacacacacacacacacttctccctctctagggggcgCCACGGCAGATGATGTGCATATTTGACTTTGTCTCATTTATCTGACACAGTgtggattgggtaccttgctcaggggaacTGGCAGGACCACTGgcatttgaaccagcaaccttccagttacatGCCCAATACCCTTCCACTTATCCATGAGATGTAATTCTGtccatttgttttcatgcatCTGTGTCCACGTGcttcattctgtgtgtgtgtgtgtgtgtacgtgggtgtgtacacgtgtgtgtgtgtgtgtgtgtgtgtgtgtgtgtgtgtatgtgggtgtgtgtgggtgtgtgtacacgtgtgtgtgtgtgtgaggctgcagcagaAAGAACACTGCGACCTAAAAACCCAGCTCACTGGGAGCAACTGAACACTGAACAGAAGGCTCATtcaagtgtaaacacacacacacacacacacacacacagtcagaggaaGATgttgggctgtgtgtgtgtgtgtgcgtgtgtgtgtgtgtgtgtgcgtgtgtgtgtgtgtgtgttgctgcaggGTCTAAACCCTCCACTGCTGTGTAACATGTCAACTCTTTTTAGTAATGTCAtccaatgcacacacacacacatactggtttTGCATTCACAGTGTGGACCACACAAGttaacacacgcacagacacacacacagttagtcAGGTTAACTggttctggttaaggttagtgataatgTTGAGGATTGATCTATCACAGTTAAAGTAATAGCTGTAATACCTGTGTGGTCCACTAGAGAGCAGCTGTCCACATCGTGGTCTCTTCTGGATCATGAAGAAGCTTTTCATCTCAAATCCACCTCATGAGTTCTTAAACTTCCTGCtcctccagccaatcagaggaaaGTGGGCGTTGACAAAGAGCTGAGCCTCGATTGGCTGTATCACTTTGACTgaggagataaaaacaaacaaaaatcatgaaGACACACTTCAATTGTCACTGTGGCTCCACCCCTGGATCTGCTCCTCCCACTCATGTCTCTGACCACGGTCTGACCCAGAGCTGCTGACCCGACTTAAACCTCACAGCTAAAtcctgaggtcaaaggtcgtgGAGATAAAGTGTAATGAGCTCATTATTTTCCTCTGAGCTGAGAACCAACTCTATTTTTACTGTCAGTGGTTCTGTCAGTGATTCTGTCTATGGTTCTGTTAGTGGTTCTGTCAGTGGTTCTGTCAGTGGTTCTGTCTATGGTTCTGTGGTTCTGTCAGTGGTTCTGTCAGTGGTTCTGTCTATGGTTCTGTCGTGATTCTGCCAGTGGTTCTGTCAGTGGTTCTGTCAGTGttattgtcagtgttttgtctATGGTTCTGTCAGTGGTTTTGTCTGTGTTCTGTCTGTGGTGCTGTCTGTAGTTTAGTAAGTGGTTCTGTCAGTGATTCTGTCAGtggttttgtcagtgtttgtctatGGTTCTGTGGGTCTGTCAGtggttttgtcagtgtttggtcTGTGGTTCTGTCAGTGGTCCTGTCTGTGGTTCTCAGTGGTGGTTCTGTCTGTGGTTCTCagtggtttgtcagtggttCTGTCAGTGGTTTTGTCAGTGGTTATGTCTGTGGTTTTGTCagtggtttgtcagtggtttgtctgtggttctgtcagtgttttgtcaGTGGTTTTGACTGTGGTTTTGTCTATGTTTTGTCAGTGgttctgtcagtgttttgtcaGTGGTTCTGTCTgtggtttgtcagtgttttgtcaaTGGttctgtctgtggttctgtcAGTGGTTTTGACAGTGGTTCTGTCAGtggttttgtcagtgttttgtcaaTGGttctgtctgtggttctgtcAGTGGTTTTGACAGTGTTCTGTCAGtggttttgtcagtgttttctctatggttctgtcagtggttttgacagtgtttttctggttctgtcagtggtTTGACAGTGTTTTCTCTATGGTTCTGTCAGTGGTTTTGACAGTGGTTTTGACAGTGgtttctgtcagtgtttttgtcagtgttttctctaTGGTTCTGGCTGGGGTGGTTTTGACAGTGgttctgtcagtgttttgtcagtgtttttgtcagtggtttTGTCTGTGGTTCTGTCAGGGGTTTTGTCCGTGGTTTTGTTAGGTATAAGTAACAAAACCATGTTGTTTTCTAGCAGAatggctccgccccctctc is a genomic window of Solea senegalensis isolate Sse05_10M unplaced genomic scaffold, IFAPA_SoseM_1 scf7180000016237, whole genome shotgun sequence containing:
- the LOC122762930 gene encoding uncharacterized protein LOC122762930 isoform X1 gives rise to the protein MVVEAADFTGLMCLLQHNNKHVNNQVLVINGHDYISDYDHASAISDYDHVPVISDYGHAPVISDYDHAPVISDHDHAFEVHQLDCTCVMDEEEHVICYYDHNQRMSDSDSAGRKLLSVDFEIFGHVQGVCFRMYTESEGLRRGLVGWVKNTCSGTVVGQVQGPAEKVEDMKVWLSKEGSPSSRITRASFTNQRNIDKLELSGFKTRF